A genomic segment from Bos mutus isolate GX-2022 chromosome 14, NWIPB_WYAK_1.1, whole genome shotgun sequence encodes:
- the ARMC1 gene encoding armadillo repeat-containing protein 1 isoform X2: MSARPYFIYGPSQPPCCPLSFARSSILGRVPCQPRKDERRAGNDVKLAKCYTESRRNLCEEALLKIKGVISFTFQMAVQRCVVRIRSDLKAEALASAIASTKVMKAQQVVKSESGEEMLVPFQDTPVEVEQNTELPDYLPEDESPTKEQDKAVSRVGSHPEGGASWLSTAANFLSRSFYW; encoded by the exons ATGTCTGCCCGGCCTTATTTTATTTATGGACCATCCCAACCCCCCTGTTGTCCACTCAGCTTTGCTC GCTCTTCGATACTTGGCAGAGTGCCGTGCCAACCGAGAAAAGATGAAAGGAGAGCTGGGAATGATGTTAAGCTTGCAAAATGTTATACAGAA TCCCGGAGAAACCTGTGTGAAGAGGCCTTGTTAAAAATTAAAGGCGTTATTAGCTTTACTTTTCAAATGGCTGTTCAGAGATGTGTGGTGCGAATCCGTTCAGATCTTAAAGCAGAG GCTTTGGCATCAGCAATAGCATCAACCAAGGTTATGAAGGCTCAGCAAGTTgtgaagagtgaaagtggagaagag ATGCTGGTCCCATTCCAGGACACGCCTGTGGAGGTAGAACAGAACACGGAGCTGCCTGACTACCTGCCTGAGGATGAGAGTCCCACGAAGGAGCAGGACAAGGCGGTGTCCCGGGTGGGCTCCCACCCGGAGGGTGGAGCTAGCTGGCTGAGCACAGCTGCAAACTTTTTATCCAGGTCATTCTACTGGTGA
- the ARMC1 gene encoding armadillo repeat-containing protein 1 isoform X1: protein MNSSSSTMNEEPDALSVVNQLRDLAADPLNRRAIVQDQGCLPGLILFMDHPNPPVVHSALLALRYLAECRANREKMKGELGMMLSLQNVIQKSTTPGETKLLASEIYDILQSSNMADGDSFNEMNSRRRKAQFFLGTTNKRAKTVVLHIDGLDDTSRRNLCEEALLKIKGVISFTFQMAVQRCVVRIRSDLKAEALASAIASTKVMKAQQVVKSESGEEMLVPFQDTPVEVEQNTELPDYLPEDESPTKEQDKAVSRVGSHPEGGASWLSTAANFLSRSFYW from the exons ATGAATTCGTCGTCCTCCACCATGAATGAGGAACCTGATGCTCTCTCTGTAGTTAACCAGCTCCGAGACCTAGCCGCAGATCCTTTAAACCGACGAGCCATTGTCCAGGATCAGGGATGTCTGCCCGGCCTTATTTTATTTATGGACCATCCCAACCCCCCTGTTGTCCACTCAGCTTTGCTC GCTCTTCGATACTTGGCAGAGTGCCGTGCCAACCGAGAAAAGATGAAAGGAGAGCTGGGAATGATGTTAAGCTTGCAAAATGTTATACAGAA GTCTACAACTCCAGGGGAAACAAAACTGCTAGCCTCTGAAATCTATGACATTCTTCAATCTTCCAATATGGCAGATGGGGATAGTTTCAATGAAATGAATTCACGTCGAAGGAAAGCTCAGTTTTTTCTGGGAACTACAAACAAACGTGCCAAAACAGTGGTTTTGCATATAGATGGTCTTGATGATACG TCCCGGAGAAACCTGTGTGAAGAGGCCTTGTTAAAAATTAAAGGCGTTATTAGCTTTACTTTTCAAATGGCTGTTCAGAGATGTGTGGTGCGAATCCGTTCAGATCTTAAAGCAGAG GCTTTGGCATCAGCAATAGCATCAACCAAGGTTATGAAGGCTCAGCAAGTTgtgaagagtgaaagtggagaagag ATGCTGGTCCCATTCCAGGACACGCCTGTGGAGGTAGAACAGAACACGGAGCTGCCTGACTACCTGCCTGAGGATGAGAGTCCCACGAAGGAGCAGGACAAGGCGGTGTCCCGGGTGGGCTCCCACCCGGAGGGTGGAGCTAGCTGGCTGAGCACAGCTGCAAACTTTTTATCCAGGTCATTCTACTGGTGA